In a genomic window of Punica granatum isolate Tunisia-2019 chromosome 6, ASM765513v2, whole genome shotgun sequence:
- the LOC116212059 gene encoding uncharacterized protein LOC116212059: MTRVSFSGLTKSLPFSGFFRQIEQEMETVVRVLQPGPLGIVEHKFSADEIDEANATVRQAVQNWRRNASAEKRNNPSLREYIS; the protein is encoded by the exons ATGACGAGGGTGTCGTTTTCAGGACTGACGAAATCCCTGCCCTTCTCCGGTTTCTTCAG GCAGATAGAGCAAGAAATGGAGACTGTGGTCAGGGTTCTTCAGCCCGGTCCTTTAGGAATAGTAGAACACAAGTTTTCTGCAGATGAAATAGACGAGGCCAATGCAACAGTTCGACAAGCCGTGCAGAATTGGAGGAGAAATGCGAGTGCAGAGAAGAGGAACAATCCCAGCTTAAGAGAATACATCAGTTAG